TGCTTTTACATTTTGGATTGTACAGTGCAAGAGACTTAATCAACAAACTCTTGACTGCAGATCTCACTAAAAGGTTTTGGAAAGAGATAACCTACCATGTTTCTTTAATTTTTAAAACATGAACTAGTTCTAGACCAAAGTTTGTGATTAATGTTGTGCTTAATTATCAGGCTAGGCttctttgcattttgcattttatgaTGTAATTCTTGGTTCCATATCAAGTTTGACAGCATTAAAATGTGATCAGGATTGGATGTCTGAAAGGAGTAGTGAGGGACATTAAGTCACATCCTTTCTTTGAACATGTTGATTGGGACTGGCTGCTTCAAAAGAGAGAAACACCACCTTATAAGCCCATATGTAATGTAAGTGTAATACAGGAAACTCGTAGATACCATTACTAGCTTTTGTGACTTCCTCTgcaagtgttgttttgttgattacATATTTTAAAGGAACGGCAGAATGAGAGATGTAGACTTAGACTTCGTACAGATTTTTGGATAAAATTGTGTGAATATTTTTATTCAATGTTTTGAATCATTCTCTCTAAACATCGAATAAAAATATTCACACAGTTTTATCCAGAAGATTATATCTACATTTCATAGACTGTTGACCTTCATTAGTATGAGACATATCATCCTCCTGAGATTTTTGTGCCACACTAACTGAACTAGTGCCTCAATCAAAAGGCTACAACCCAATATAGGTTAACAGAACTAATTGTGCATGAACCAAAATTAGATTAATAGACCTAATAAATTAACTTAAAATAGGTTAAACCCCATGCAAAGTTAAAGCTTTTTCAGGCATTATAACTAGTTTGCTCATGACTGATTTGCAGGGAAAAGAAGATGTAAACAATTTTGAAGATTATTCCTAACGATGTCTTTAGGAACATTCAAATGTAAAATGCACAGATATTTCCAAACGCTAATGAATTACCAAACACAAGTAGCTGCGAATATTTCCCCAGAAATTCTTATGTATAAGTTTTACACTAAAAGCTCATTACCCATGTTTGAATATGAAAAGTTAAATGCACCTCTGCACAAGCACATTTGCACTTTGGTAGACTTTGTACAGCACGAAGTGGAAACATCAAAAGCACCCACTCTCTTAAAGATGCAGGGTATATCTAAAACTGAAATCTAGGGAAAACATGTGCATACAAGCAAAATGAGATAAACATTATTTCAACCATTAAACTAATCTTATCAAGCAAAACCCATGATTAATCTCACAAAAAATAAGAAGTAAATATTacagaaaatatgaaaatattgcAGCATTTGATTTGAATTGATGATGGAAGAAAAATTTGGATAGATAACATATATTGGGGTTGGTTAGGCAGAGAGGCCGACATAGAGATGAAACCCTGAATTCTAAGAGCCCTCTCGGCCTGACCTGTGCTATTACTGCCCTCTGGAGAAAAATAGAAGAAGAGAAATCGAAAAAAGCTAATGCCCTTAAAAGGGCAAAAACTGATTTAATAGCATCGTGAGGGAGAAAATCTGCAAACAACCTAACTTAATAGCATTGCACAAGTGGTGACAGCAGATAATTTTATTTGAATTGATGAAATTGAATTGCAGTACCTGGAAGAAGAAATTGCCCTTGGTTGCTCtacctctgcctcttcctctgttCTGTCTCTTCCTCCGCTCTGCCACAAAAATTAAcactaaaacaaacaaaaaatttgaaaaaacactGAACACCACCAAACAAAACAAACACCTGAAAATAAGATGGACAGAAAAACCAGCGTACGCTGTACACCACCAAATAAAACAAACACCTGAGCAAAAAACAATGTCTAAcagaatttcaaatttaaaaacaatCTTAATTTGAAATGCCGCTCCCATTCTCCTTTCAACGgctattttgaaattttcattaatttaaacaaatttaaattaattaattaatactttAGGTTTCTTTAACTAGGAACTAAGTGATTGGTATCTAAGTTAAACAAATAAATAGTTTTTAGCATACTTATAACATttgattaaaatttatattttttaattttttaagtaaATGTAATTTAGGTCTTGCTATACTTTTCTCTATCATTTAAAGATTTGAAAACATCGGTTTATTTTTCTCCTTCTACCTGAACTCAGTTTCTTGTTTCTTCTACTCATCAAAACCTCACATTTCCAACATGGTCCAATGTGTATAGAAATGCCTACAAGATTTGTCAATGACTTCCAAGTGTATAAATAGAATTTTCGCCTTGGAGTTCATCATTGATTGCAATCTTTTTGGAAATATCAATTATTAGGGTGTTATTGCTTGTTGTTACATTCATGATAGATTGATTGATAAGAGAATTTTATATTTTCTTAGTAAATCTTGGCAAGGTTATGAATTTCGTTCAACCATGTGTGGTATTTTATGATTGGGGTCTTTTTTTTACTAAGAATTATTATTAATGGCCTAATAGATACTTTCTCATTCTCAACACACTCACTCAATGCTAACGCATACATTAGTCCATTCAACTTCTTTATTATGACATGCAAGagtttcttgattttcttttttaaatgcatgcaTTTTACCTATATGTAGTGATGCATACAAAAATGAGTTTTGGTACCTTATGGTTTGGTGTGAAGGGTGTGTTTGGTGAAAAAAATGTTTAGATGTGACACTTAACATATGAATTATAAAAAAATCCTTATAAGAGGTTTTAGAAAATGTGTATTGTCTTCTAATTTGAAATAAAGtatcaaaattaaataataatatctagaTAACCACTATACATGGGTCCTTAATGGAGCATAAATGTCATCTAccattcaacaattaaatcatcaataaTTATTTATTCCTTCTTTTATGGCTAGAGGTTTAAATTTTGTGGGAGGGGAGGTTCGTTCACTCGTAGATGTTGTTGTTTTCCTACCAGATTATATCTATAGAACAAAGATTTTGATTGTGAATGCAAGTATTTATCAAGTATCACAAGGTATTTAATTGAATATAAGGTCACTTATTGACCTATATCAAGTTATATTTCATGATAAATGACCCAAATTATATGTAATAATACAAATGAATTGTAAGAAGAATTAAGTTTAACACAAACATTAAAACAATCTCATTTAATTTTCTCAAAGCATAGTAAAGATACGAATTAAATTTATAGACAAAATTTAAAGAGAGACATAGCTATTTGGAATTGGAGattttaataaaatccatgagaccTACCTTGaaattaattctaaaattgaaacaaaataatATGTGTTATATTTTGATatatttgatatccactacatgtGACAACGTAGTGGTAATTGCACTATGAAATAAACAAAGATGACCTTGGTCTCTATTCATATATTATACAATTAAAGAACATCCTCTATCATTTCAATGCACAACGATAAGAAATCATCCAAAGAGAATGCCACACTAGAACTATCACATACAAGCATAATTTTTGTCTCAAATTTATATCCGAAAACATAAGCACTCAATCCAATGGTGACAATTATGCATTAATAATTATGGAGAAACAATGGCCATAGCTGAAATAGAGACCGTGGCTAGTTGCTATcacatccaactatccataccACAATTCTTATGATCATCTTATGGAAATCCTCTATGTACTCTTTCATCGATTTCTAGAAAACATGGCATCAATTTGATTACCATGACTTACATCAACAAAATGTTTGTAGTGGACATTATTTTTATTAGAGTCTAAGGGAATGGCATCAATAGTCTAAGGAGGAGATGATACCTACGAAAACAAAAATCATTATTGAAATACCACTCCTAATTCATTTGGTGGAAAAAGGgattaaaataaaacaaatgaaCTAAATGGACTCGAGTGGGTATTTAAAATCCAAATTCTAACTTGAAAAGAGCTAGAGCTTTCTAGTAATAAACCAAGAGAAATTAGGAGGGTGAAACATAGTTGCTAAGTCAAACAttacaaagtagagaaatggagaCCTCTATTAGAATGACTTCAACCAAAAGACAAATGGATTCTCTAGGGGAGGTAGGGGACAAAAAGATAAAAGCCATCATGAGGCATAATTGCCCATTAGTTCTTCATATAGCGAGGGTCATTTTGGGAGATGAGTTTTTATCTGCAGATCATAAATATCAAGTCCATAGATATATTATCCACATTTCTAGCGATTTCTCTAGACTTGGGATTTAGCAAAGAAAAGATAAGATTGTTATGTGAGAGGATCTTCAAAGATCGGGTTCTGGAGGGCATTGAAGATGTGTTAATGAATATAGATGCTCAAAATCGTATTCCCATGCCAAAAGATTTTCTACAAAATGCATCTCAATGTCCCCAAATTCCCTTTAGTCCTAATTGAAGATGAGGAGAAGTATGAAGATAATTGGCATGTGGCGAGTAGAGGAGTGAAGTTTTTATGAATTAGATGTAGATTGAGATGAATGAAGACCCTAAATTGATAAAATCATATGTCCAGTTGGAGGGGCTTAAGTgggaaatgcaagtaaatgatattcTTCCAAGCAATATGGTTGAGGGGATAAATGGATGACTTCAAGATTTTGACATAGGTCAGATAATATTTGTTATAGGATGTTAGGTTTATGTTTAAGATGCAATGGTTTTCACTTGTGAATGTCCAGTCGGGGTTTGGTTGATAATAGTTTCAACTTTGTATTGCTGGGAACTTTTTCTTGTTTTGCAAGACTTATGATATATGGACTCTATAAATTTTATTCAAATTAATATAATGGGATCTGGCCTAGCTAGCAATTtatttaccaaaaaaaataaaatgatcacTTGTAGGATTTAATAAGAATAAACATATAATCTTATAGTTAGACTTAATTTATAGATGTATAAATTAAGATAATACATATAAATAGTCAAATTAAACATAATCAATTGAATTATACAAAAGTATTTAATAATATCCCAAAGAATCAAGATATCACCTcaagattttattttaaattattatgggTACAttctaatataaaaatattaaaaaaaataaaaacaatttcaAAATTACTTTGTAaccacttaaaaaaaaaattcaattcaattcaattataCATCTCTATTAAACCTTAAGCATTCTCCTAATATGATCTTGAAATATGTGGTGCATTTATATTCTTTGAACTTTTTATCTATTGGTGGATTGAAATTCTAAAAATATCAACATAAGATCTAAGATCCGAAAAGAAATGGAGGTCAAATAAGCATGATATTAATGGTGCCCcattttattttaattcttttgtGCTTTTCAATGTTGTTAACTACTAGTGAGTCTCATTGACAATTTGACCAGTAAACATTATTAGAAACCCTCATTCATTCATATCCACTAAAATTATTTTGAAAACCTTATCGGCCATGGAGTTGTGATTATGTAATATTCTAAACAAATCTATTTATTGTCGATTTTGAAAAGTTTGAAACTAGTTTATTCACCAAAAATGTTGTTTGCTACTAATATAAGTGTTTTTTCAATCTATCAAAACTTTTCAGCAAGATTGGTCACCCTTAAACATATAAAAGAAGGAAAACTTGGGGTTTAAGCAGTACACATTGCATGTATTGGTTGGTGAAGTTTGTTTTTCCATCTACGAAAAATGTGTATAAGTAGAATTTTCCTTATAAGAGGTTTTAGAAAATGTGTATTGTTTTCGAATTTGAAATAAAGtatcaaaattaaataataatatctagaTATCCACTATACATGGGTCCTTAATGGAGCATAAATTCCATCTAccattcaacaattaaatcatcaataattatttatttcttcttttatggCTAGAGGTTTAAATTTTGTGGGTGGGGAGGTTCGTTCACTCGTAGATGTTGTTGTTTTCCTACCAAAGTATATCTATAGAACAAATATTTTGATTGTGAATACAAGTATTTATCAATTACCACAAGGTATTTAATTGAATATAAGGACACTTATTGACCTATATCAAGTTATATTTCATGATAAAAGACCCAAATTATATGTAATAATACAAATGAATTATAAGAAGAATTAAGTTTAACACAAACATTAAAACAATCTCATTTAATTTTCTCAAAGCATAGTAAAGATACAAATTAAATTTATAAACAAAATTTAAAGAGAGACATAGCTATTTGGAATTGGAGattttaataaaatccatgagaccTACCTTGaaattaattctaaaattgaaacaAGATAGTATGTGTTATATTTGGATacatttgatatccactacatgtGACAACCTAGTGGTAATTGCACTATGAAATAAACAAAGATCACCTTGGTCTCTATTCACATGTTAAAAATGGCTTTGTCGTGTACAAAGATTCCACTACTCATTTAGTAGCTAATAACAAGGGGAACACAACTTATTAAGAAAGGAAGGAGGATAGTTTCCATATTGAAATTACTCATTGAGAGATAGAAAAATGATCAATTATTATGAGAATGTTGAAATTGTAAGTCAAGTAGGGAAATGGTGGAACATGTAGGAATTATTGCTTACCATGCTCTATGAAAATCATAAATAGTATTTGAGTTGATATGAAGAGCAATAAAGACAGATATTATACAATTAAAGAACATCCTCTATCATTTCAATGCACAACAATAAGAAATCATCCAAAGAGAATGTCACACTAAAACTACCACATACAAGCATAATTTCTGCCTCAAATTTATATCCCAAAACATAAGCACTCAGTCCAATGGTGACAATTATGCATTAATAATTATAGAGAAACATAATGACCATAATTGAAATAGAGACCATGGCTAGTTGCTATCACATCCAAATATCCTTACCACTATAATTATGATTATCTTATGGAAATCCTCTATGTAGTCTTCCATTGATTTCTAATTTACCTCAAGTTTTGAATTTTCTTCAGTATTTCCAACTCATAGTAAATAGGTATGAATTGATTCTTTGATTTCACCACCATCCTCTCCCATTTTGTGATTTGCTCCTTTCCTCTCTATTTTCTATCCAATTGAACTTCTTTCCACCAAATAACAAGATGTTCCTTCAATTTGGTTTTTGCAAACTTGACTCACTCTAGATCTTCAACTTCTTCATATTCAAATTATTCTTCCATATCATTTATCCAATTGATCAGGTCCTCAAGAATTCAGACTATCAATATAACTAAAGATCTCTACCCTTGGTCTTTTCCCCATCTTGGTGATatccttcatcatcttgatttggtTCTCTTTTTTAATAGTCTCAATATTGATCAATACaatgtattaataataatttatagtaTCTCCTAAAGGGATGCAATTTACCCTCTTAGCATAAAAAAAAATCAAggtactatgtgtgtgtgtgtgtgtgtgtgtgtgtgtgtgtgtgtgtgtgtgtgtgtgtgtgtgagagagagagagagagaccatagtaGATTCACGATCATTATACATAAAATAGAGCAAACAATCTAAAGCCCTACAAATTGATTACATCCTTGTATAAAAAAAATTTTGACTTATGAGAGACGTGattaaaagaattagaaaatatGGCATCACTTTGCTTACCATGACTTACATCAACAAAGTTTTTGTATTTGACATTATTTTTATTAGAGTCTAAGGAAACATCTTTgttgaaaaagacaaaaaaaaagttttgaatatATATTGTGAGACTAAGAATCATAATGGTTGCGTCTCCTTTCCAAGGCTACATAAAGACAATAATATATATCACCATATTAAAGAAAAGTAAGTCTATTTTATCAAGACTGACCTTAAacttattaaaatattaaagtaaTATCTAAAGGAAATGAAGTATAACTTGCAATAATATGACTGCTTGTCCCCCTGCCAATGGAGTAGAGGCTATTGAGCATCTCATTGGTGTTAGGAAAGATGTTGAATGACAAGCCATAGATCTAGGATGgattaaataaattttgatggggagGCAAAGGGCAATCTAGGTCCAGGGGCTATGGGATGTGTGGCTAGGGACTCGAGTGGAACCATCATTGCTGAAAGATCTTTGGTCCTTTGGTAAAATTCTAATAATTCGACAGAATTCAGAGTAGGGCTTTTAAGGTTTCAATTGGCGATGGAAATAGGTGTCAAGAAAATTCATCTAGAAGGAAATGCATCGATCACCATCAATGCATTtagaaaaaatcaaacaaataccATCAAACTCCATAACCCAGAGATTTCACTTGGAAGCATCTACCAAAAAGATAATCACtaggacttggaaggatgaaaaagataaacAAGAGCTGAAGCAAACATTGAGGTTAATGGTTGAATACATTAAAGTAATTCATAATCCCAACCCTCAACCAATAACTCAACTTCCTACGTCTTTTGACCCCAAATCCCCAATCAATCAAAAGATACTGGATTAGATTCAAAGAAGCAAAATGGTAATTGAGGTATTTCTTGATTGGTTAGGAGTGATTCAAGTAGGTATAAAATACATTCGAGATTTGAGCCAAGTATATGAAGATATTGTGGTGGTGATCAAAGAGTTGGAAACATAAATGGCCTCATGAAAAAAGGAAGAAACCAAATTGATGACAGTGATCGCTCAGATGAGAGAAATTCAAAAGTATGGTGTAATTAAATTTTTGGCAGAGAAGGTTGTGCCTGGCTTAGATGATAATGTGTTATATGTATGCAAGAAAAGCATATAATGTAGGAATTCAATTATGAAATAGGGACATGAGGAATTTGTTAAGTTGTTGAAATAATTAACAGAACTCACTTTGTCAATGAAGAATGATATAAAATATATTGATGTCAAATGTTTCAAAGATGATGGTAAAACCATAGAGGCTACAGATACCATAATTCAATCTTTTAAAGAAAAGATTGATTATGTAAAAGAGGCAAAAATATTAACAACAAAAGATTTCTCCAGGGTGGAAAAAATAGAATCTCTGTTAACCCTCTGCATCAATTACCTGGACAATCATGCGAACAAGGTGGCACAAGTTAGGTGGGATAAGGAAGTATGGAAGCAACAGATTTCTCATATTAGGCTTCCTAACTTTGTGATCATTCAAAACTTATCCACAGCTCATCTGGAGTGGAACCGTTTCATTTCCGCAGCACAGAACCAACCTGGAGGTTTCACATCACAACACCAACCCTAATCGTGCCAGCAGATTTCGGCctcttgtttagtttctttagataTGTTCTTAAAAAGTTTTAGCTATGCAAAAACTAAATTTTAGTTAGGGCAAAGTTAAGTGACTTCGTGTTTCAAAGACAGTTAGCCTATGATTGgctatatatatgttttaaaatgACTTTGAAAAGGTCTGAGAGTTTTTGGGGGGCTTATAGAGTTAGTAattatattttgatatatgatgtttTTAGAAAGACTTTTTATTTGTGAATAGAATAAATGGATGATTATCACAAGCTTAAATGTGTGTGCTTAAGTTGATGGAAATAAATTTTTGTGTGGATTTATCTTCC
This genomic stretch from Cryptomeria japonica chromosome 8, Sugi_1.0, whole genome shotgun sequence harbors:
- the LOC131857582 gene encoding uncharacterized protein LOC131857582, whose amino-acid sequence is MGAAFQIKIVFKFEILLDIVFCSGVCFIWWCTAYAGFSVHLIFRCLFCLVVFSVFSNFLFVLVLIFVAERRKRQNRGRGRGRATKGNFFFQVQKEGRFLDIGCWMWSNEGIRSWWIIENWMPIFIISRVAV